A single Aspergillus puulaauensis MK2 DNA, chromosome 7, nearly complete sequence DNA region contains:
- the dspD gene encoding putative protein-tyrosine phosphatase (COG:V;~EggNog:ENOG410PMWH;~InterPro:IPR020422,IPR029021,IPR016130,IPR000387, IPR000340;~PFAM:PF00782;~go_function: GO:0004725 - protein tyrosine phosphatase activity [Evidence IEA];~go_function: GO:0008138 - protein tyrosine/serine/threonine phosphatase activity [Evidence IEA];~go_function: GO:0016791 - phosphatase activity [Evidence IEA];~go_process: GO:0006470 - protein dephosphorylation [Evidence IEA];~go_process: GO:0016311 - dephosphorylation [Evidence IEA]), translating into METDYPLSKRSFALVASTTLSGYPRSAHRHSPADTTPPLSVVIPPYNSGESGRSSSFKRRRTSQPDLTMPVQTSPPSLPDSFPSFMSVFGGDSPISLEKEEQPKIHPYRFPTNAAGNNLRRPLPFQHRESVSSVTSGSADSSPTTTVSTFDSPITSDTSPNSSPESPTSMPLSYSKFMVPPRNIENQALSTAQNNLSKMTSDSSATTQKRPDSPGRRDRNLKNLSLRMPPPLSSSRPSISTASVVETNSQHHLSAPPSPINIPPKGIRRKPAGLTIQTPKFDRSFSSNIPEVVPPTPHGRLSLRHTESSPSLTSVFSPSFGPKGGMQLPRPSTQHGCRRTSAPSEDHLSPVPSVAGEEAISETVLHELVEEDDAPQSRESARRSERGYPNGPIQIYDSGVFLYLEPTADEASRFDVVVNVAKEVMNPFSKTADNSQTVMSALRSGNVDPRRQSCSTPFTALSDISFKSAFEYLPSDESSPATPRNERTGPEYVHVGWDHNSEILDDLYPLCELIDSRISQGKKVLIHCQLGASRSASLVIAYGLYKNPHLDFNSMYETVKERSRWVSPNMSLIYQLTDFRSRLIRGSRPSSGDWSCRGSAPPTPLSGVPPSSSQTDVSRGAASTDTGPTSSNPLSHGSLSSASLSVPSTNRTTPVSANSLGFPKSLSHKRSVSPRPLALRQSFFNTDNEGRSAQGQTDGDHSKDASGNAFVKNTEDPSAALFSPRTTGFLAVARPRPLSGILEDGQPNQVPVADPRSPPQGHERLIMRSIDEFL; encoded by the coding sequence ATGGAAACTGATTATCCTCTGTCCAAAAGGTCGTTTGCGCTGGTAGCAAGCACTACACTTTCCGGTTATCCCAGGTCTGCTCACAGGCATAGCCCAGCGGATACAACACCGCCACTATCCGTCGTTATACCTCCCTACAATAGCGGCGAATCCGGGAGATCGTCCTCTTTTAAACGCAGGCGCACTTCACAGCCTGATCTCACCATGCCCGTTCAAACTAGCCCACCGTCGCTGCCGGATTCATTCCCATCGTTCATGTCGGTGTTTGGCGGGGACTCGCCTATATCCTTAGAAAAAGAGGAACAACCAAAGATACATCCGTACAGGTTTCCGACGAATGCTGCCGGCAACAACTTACGACGGCCCCTTCCTTTCCAACACCGTGAGAGCGTTTCCTCCGTGACGTCTGGGTCAGCCGATTCGTCCCCTACAACTACGGTTTCGACCTTCGATTCCCCTATTACCTCAGATACCTCTCCAAATTCGTCGCCGGAGTCGCCAACCTCAATGCCGCTCTCGTACTCTAAATTTATGGTCCCGCCGCGCAATATTGAGAACCAAGCGCTATCCACCGCTCAAAACAATTTGTCCAAGATGACGTCGGACtcttcagcaacaacacAAAAACGACCCGATTCCCCAGGGAGGCGGGACAGAAACTTAAAGAACCTCTCGTTGAGGATGCCGCCACCGCTGAGCtcctcaaggccctcgaTCTCTACTGCCTCCGTTGTCGAGACAAActctcaacatcatctgTCTGCCCCGCCCTCGCCTATCAATATCCCACCAAAGGGAATAAGACGAAAGCCCGCTGGTTTGACGATTCAAACTCCCAAGTTCGATCGATCCTTCTCCAGTAATATTCCTGAGGTGGTCCCACCAACCCCTCACGGCCGACTATCATTGCGACACACCGAGTCATCGCCTTCGCTGACGTCTGTGTTCTCTCCGTCATTCGGCCCGAAAGGCGGCATGCAACTACCACGGCCAAGCACGCAGCACGGCTGCCGACGAACGTCTGCCCCATCCGAGGATCATTTATCTCCGGTTCCTTCCGttgctggggaggaggctATCTCAGAAACGGTTTTGCACGAATTggtagaagaagatgacgCACCGCAATCGAGAGAGTCTGCACGTCGCAGTGAGCGTGGTTATCCAAACGGTCCTATCCAAATCTACGATTCGGGTGTTTTCTTGTACCTGGAGCCGACTGCAGATGAAGCTTCGCGGTTCGATGTCGTTGTGAACGTGGCCAAGGAAGTAATGAATCCGTTCAGCAAAACCGCCGACAATTCCCAAACAGTGATGAGTGCTTTACGCAGTGGAAATGTCGATCCTAGGCGCCAGTCTTGTTCAACGCCCTTCACGGCGCTCTcagatatatcttttaagTCAGCTTTTGAATACCTCCCTAGTGACGAGTCATCACCCGCTACACCGCGCAACGAACGGACCGGACCGGAATATGTACATGTGGGCTGGGATCACAACTCGGAGATTCTCGATGATCTATACCCACTGTGTGAGCTGATCGATTCCCGGATCTCCCAGGGAAAGAAGGTCCTCATTCACTGCCAACTTGGTGCGAGTCGATCCGCTTCCCTGGTAATCGCCTACGGACTGTACAAGAACCCGCATTTGGATTTCAACTCGATGTATGAAACTGTTAAGGAACGCAGTCGTTGGGTTTCTCCGAACATGAGCCTCATCTACCAGTTGACGGATTTCCGTTCCCGCTTAATACGTGGTTCCCGGCCATCCTCGGGGGATTGGTCGTGCAGAGGGTCTGCACCGCCGACGCCGCTTTCTGGGGTTCCTCCGTCGTCATCCCAGACGGACGTGTCAAGGGGTGCAGCTAGCACTGATACTGGACCAACTTCGTCTAACCCGCTGTCCCACGGTTCACTAAGCTCCGCTTCGCTATCCGTGCCGTCAACTAACCGCACAACACCTGTTTCGGCCAACAGCTTGGGATTTCCTAAATCACTCTCACATAAGCGGAGTGTTTCACCGCGTCCTTTAGCTTTACGGCAGAGTTTCTTCAATACGGATAATGAAGGCCGATCCGCCCAGGGCCAGACCGACGGTGACCACTCGAAGGACGCGTCCGGAAATGCTTTTGTGAAGAACACCGAGGATCCTTCAGCTGCCCTTTTCTCGCCACGTACAACGGGCTTCTTAGCAGTGGCTCGACCTCGCCCATTGTCAGGTATTCTTGAAGATGGGCAACCAAACCAAGTTCCAGTCGCGGATCCCCGGTCCCCTCCACAGGGCCACGAGCGACTAATTATGAGAAGCATTGATGAGTTTTTGTGA
- a CDS encoding putative LPXTG-motif cell wall anchor domain protein (COG:S;~EggNog:ENOG410PM53) has translation MLHDAGSAGTRMPSPITPTPATKKQATNFGLPRRRKTVSIVHPDTHAPESDAAVESAHPSRSSTMDAYVQRGYPAKVHQMEPRSPAMESQYSPREGNFLVKSKSSGRLRSAAIERRLTIPGDPRDTGKAGALTFAGTTTSTAPSPSVVASRPQPISSPLSPSSPSPSRLHHPPSLPSIPRLPQSRFSFEVQSPLRKIALTSHLKSASIDRSTPAASDSVSSPKRSSLYNRHRKSVPEFHSPDLETQPASESLRNPLVEPATEQERSPALSPDAGSTVRVLSPNAAKRRKSTLYSQQSPPDVKRRMPSSTATFTQGRSYADENGTPAKGIERYSQRDGFRSSIADESRSRNEDIFLNIARSDSGHRESVGRPDFRRSRLRMSGNGFRSSISRVSSDLTPSPEQLSRSNTFESPLHHNSQQNGSPSTRYSSLPYSYSASAHPLDETGRSPQTNFASSSRSTVGVPRSRLSRTSPENEPTSERRPSLHDSRSFRHSTLSSIRSSRQVSGSEATEKPRHDNDRARQDGTESTLSTTAPSTVWDELEDLKSRIKKLELTGKLPPSSQEAMFSSTSGERPRTATTTVTTMSSSPRHRRTSVSGESDTITAPNPVHPLLQSALVKVKSVLKKEVYTALEATATDAMSLSQLLGTGKTPSGNVSMVNGYGSSERQSRRKADSVCRSLTELCLALSDEQHANQQPSPGESTLRMSQSNNTDEGTITPTTNPYRKSLSQEPEEISRRQSGGPRTASRLESRRASLANHGEQYSSPDSSSQNNKLAQSPKSPVTGSRMSRLSVSMRSKRLQDDEPSEYRSTHNRTISRSMTDIGQASSTQIPSPRQQGSFGYQGSRPISDSQQPSQPRTPTTSQSGIPMRRSLMTPSTYTPAISRANIQAGSRRYGLPSGAEGPADDTPLSPRQETPQTKIVAPSSKLASSYTPISQNRFRTNSLGGRRLGLRPRPTSTVDTKQSKSFNDSID, from the exons ATGCTCCACGACGCAGGATCTGCTGGCACTCGAATGCCTTCGCCCATCACTCCCACtccagcaacaaagaaacaagCGACGAATTTCGGCCTGCCACGCCGGCGAAAGACCGTCTCGATCGTTCATCCAGACACCCATGCGCCCGAAAGCGACGCGGCCGTCGAATCCGCCCATCCCTCGCGCTCCTCGACGATGGATGCTTACGTGCAACGAGGGTACCCGGCTAAGGTGCACCAGATGGAACCACGCAGCCCAGCGATGGAGTCTCAATATTCCCCGCGAGAAGGGAATTTCCTTGTGAAAAGCAAATCATCTGGCCGCCTGCGGTCTGCTGCGATCGAACGAAGATTGACTATTCCGGGAGATCCCCGTGACACGGGGAAAGCTGGCGCGCTAACATTCGCCGGCACCACCACTTCAACGGCGCCATCACCGTCCGTCGTCGCCAGTCGTCCTCAGCCGATCTCCTCgcctctctctccttcatccccatcgccgtcgCGCCTTCACCATCCTCCCTCTCTGCCCAGTATCCCCCGGCTACCCCAAAGTCGCTTCAGTTTCGAGGTCCAATCCCCTCTCCGCAAGATCGCCCTGACCTCTCACCTCAAGTCTGCCAGCATCGACCGCAGCACACCAGCAGCCTCCGACTCCGTTTCCTCACCCAAGCGCTCCTCTTTGTATAACAGACACCGAAAATCCGTCCCAGAGTTCCATTCTCCCGACCTTGAAACACAACCTGCTTCAGAATCTCTGCGAAATCCTCTTGTTGAGCCCGCCACTGAACAGGAGCGTAGTCCTGCGCTCTCCCCGGACGCTGGCTCAACTGTTCGCGTGCTGAGTCCCAATGCAGCGAAACGTCGCAAATCAACGTTATACTCCCAACAGTCACCCCCGGATGTGAAGAGGAGAATGCCATCGTCCACCGCGACCTTCACTCAGGGGCGCTCGTATGCCGACGAGAATGGTACCCCCGCGAAAGGAATAGAGAGGTACAGTCAACGAGATGGCTTCCGATCCTCAATTGCAGATGAGTCTCGGTCTAGAAATGAAGACATTTTCTTGAACATTGCGAGGTCGGACTCAGGTCATCGCGAGTCCGTGGGTCGCCCTGATTTCAGACGG TCGCGACTGAGGATGTCCGGTAATGGATTTcgctcttccatctctcgCGTCAGTAGTGACCTGACACCGTCGCCCGAACAATTATCTCGCTCAAATACTTTCGAAAGCCCCTTGCATCACAACTCGCAACAAAACGGCTCTCCTTCCACACGATACAGCTCTTTACCTTATTCGTACTCGGCCTCCGCCCACCCTCTGGACGAAACGGGCCGATCTCCGCAGACAAATTTCGCATCTAGCTCGCGCTCAACGGTCGGGGTTCCTCGCAGTCGTCTAAGTCGCACCAGCCCTGAAAATGAACCCACCTCAGAGCGCAGACCCTCTCTTCACGATTCACGCTCCTTCCGCCATTCCACACTCTCTAGTATTCGAAGCAGTCGACAGGTTTCGGGCTCTGAAGCCACCGAGAAGCCGCGCCATGACAACGATCGGGCCCGACAAGATGGAACCGAATCGACCCTTTCAACTACTGCACCCTCTACCGTctgggatgagctggaggatcttAAGTCGCGGATTAAGAAACTAGAATTGACCGGGAAGCTCCCTCCATCGTCTCAGGAAGCCATGTTCTCCTCTACCTCTGGAGAGCGACCGcgcacagcaacaacaaccgtAACGAcaatgtcctcctctccgcgcCACCGAAGAACAAGTGTGTCTGGCGAATCCGATACTATTACTGCTCCAAATCCAGTTCATCCACTTTTACAATCGGCTTTGGTCAAGGTGAAGAGCGTTCTCAAGAAAGAGGTATATACGGCATTGGAGGCCACGGCAACGGATGCAATGTCCCTTTCGCAGCTCTTGGGAACTGGAAAAACACCCTCTGGGAACGTTTCTATGGTCAATGGATACGGTTCTTCAGAGAGGCAGTCCCGACGCAAGGCCGACAGTGTCTGTCGCAGTCTAACAGAACTGTGTCTTGCCCTGTCGGATGAACAGCATGCCAACCAGCAGCCCTCCCCAGGGGAATCAACGTTACGAATGTCGCAATCGAACAATACCGATGAGGGAACGATAACTCCAACAACGAACCCATACCGGAAGAGCTTGAGTCAAGAGCCGGAGGAGATATCCAGGCGACAAAGCGGCGGTCCTCGTACCGCAAGTCGGCTTGAATCCCGCCGCGCAAGTCTCGCGAACCACGGCGAGCAGTATTCGTCGCCTGATAGCTCTAGCCAAAACAATAAGCTCGCGCAGTCACCGAAATCTCCAGTCACAGGAAGTCGGATGAGTCGATTGTCGGTTTCTATGCGATCAAAGAGGTTGCAGGATGACGAGCCTTCCGAATATCGAAGTACCCACAACCGCACAATATCTAGAAGTATGACAGATATTGGGCAAGCCTCTTCAACACAAATTCCTTCGCCGCGACAGCAGGGCTCTTTCGGATACCAAGGGTCACGGCCAATATCTGATtctcagcagccttctcaaccccGCACCCCAACAACTTCACAGTCCGGCATACCTATGCGCCGAAGCTTGATGACCCCATCGACCTACACACCGGCGATTTCTCGCGCGAATATACAAGCCGGGTCTCGTCGCTATGGTTTACCATCCGGCGCTGAAGGCCCCGCGGATGACACACCACTCTCGCCACGTCAGGAGACTCCCCAGACGAAAATAGTTGCGCCCTCCAGTAAGCTAGCGTCTAGCTACACGCCTATATCACAGAATCGCTTCAGAACAAACAGCTTAGGCGGTCGACGACTAGGCCTCAGGCCGCGCCCAACGTCAACAGTTGACACGAAACAATCCAAATCCTTCAACGACAGCATTGACTGA
- the HEK2 gene encoding KH domain-containing protein (COG:A;~EggNog:ENOG410PK1N;~InterPro:IPR004087,IPR004088,IPR036612;~PFAM:PF00013;~go_function: GO:0003676 - nucleic acid binding [Evidence IEA];~go_function: GO:0003723 - RNA binding [Evidence IEA]), with product MDSTEIHDTPIADETMTDINVGDDGDLEIIPKTEEEYAQSMLTLRAIVSSKEAGVIIGKAGKNVADLRDETGVKAGVSKVVPGVHDRVLTVTGALNGTARAYALVAKGLLEGAPQMGMGGIVSNNGTHPIRLLISHNQMGTIIGRQGLKIKHIQDASGVRMVAQKEMLPQSTERIVEVQGTPEGIEKAIWEIGKCLIDDWQRGTGTILYNPAVRSSVGSGSIQHNGGNGDSYNSRPYNRTGNGADFSDQSGGYGRRSNSDAGSRGYPLVTEDGEEIQTQNISIPADMVGCIIGRGGTKITEIRRSSGARISIAKAPHDETGERMFTIMGSAQANEKALYLLYENLEAEKTRRSQLQE from the exons ATGGACTCGACCGAGATTCACGATACCCCCATCGCTGACGAGACGATGACCGATATCAACGTcggcgacgatggcgacttgGAAATCATACCCAAGACCGAAGAAGAGTATGCGCAGTCCATGCTTACTCTTCGCGCCATTGTTTCGTCCAAGGAAGCTGGCGTCATCATCGGCAAGGCGGGTAAGAACGTCGCCGATTTACGTGATGAGACCGGTGTCAAGGCTGGTGTCAGCAAGGTAGTTCCCGGAGTTCACGATCGCGTTTTGACTGTGACCGGCGCCTTGAACGGCACCGCTAGGGCCTATGCACTCGTCGCCAAGGGGTTGCTGGAAGGTGCCCCGCAGATGGGCATGGGAGGAATCGTCTCCAACAATGGCACCCATC CTATTCGACTGTTGATCTCGCACAACCAAATGGGCACTATCATTGGGCGACAGGGATTGAAAATCAAGCACATCCAGGACGCTTCAGGTGTACGTATGGTGGCCCAGAAGGAGATGCTCCCTCAATCCACCGAGCGCATTGTTGAAGTGCAGGGCACCCCAGAAGGAATCGAAAAGGCCATCTGGGAGATCGGAAAGTGCCTTATCGACGATTGGCAACGTGGAACCGGCACAATTCTGTACAACCCCGCTGTCCGCTCATCGGTCGGCAGTGGTTCGATCCAGCATAACGGAGGCAATGGCGACAGCTACAACAGCCGGCCCTACAACCGTACCGGTAACGGCGCTGACTTTAGTGACCAGTCCGGCGGATATGGTAGACGGTCAAACTCCGATGCTGGAAGCCGTGGCTACCCCCTCGTCAccgaggatggcgaggagattcAGACGCAGAACATCAGCATTCCAGCTGATATGGTCGGATGCATCATCGGAAGGGGTGGGACCAAGATTACTGAGATCCGTCGGAGTTCTGGAGCCCGTATCTCCATTGCCAAAGCACCTCATGACGAAACTGGAGAACGTATGTTCACCATCATGGGAAGCGCTCAGGCCAACGAGAAGGCGCTCTATCTTCTCTATGAGAACCTTGAGGCTGAAAAGACCCGCCGCAGTCAGCTACAGGAATGA
- a CDS encoding uncharacterized protein (COG:S;~EggNog:ENOG410Q1UT), translated as MVNDGAPLRDDTERHSSSDRLTYGGSTGHDIARSDIWSGPCREAVENLRAELDITLLEGKHVKQKLENIDNIEKEQTQQSAFLRGVKCLRTAKVPLERFKLALDLASPVVSLEPIATAVLGVVRVVAVIATSLANANEEFAKQVGDMLGRMSYIDDCDTLGQKADRQNIAHAAFRSLRHIAFPLHFR; from the exons ATGGTGAATGACGGAGCTCCCCTTCGGGATGATACTGAACGGCACTCAAGTTCCGATCGGTTGACTTATGGTGGCAGCACTGGCCATGATATTGCTCGTTCAGACATCTGGAGTGGCCCTTGCCGAGAGGCGGTTGAGAACCTTCGCGCAGAATTAGACATTACTCTTCTAGAGGGAAAGCATGTCAAACAGAAGTTGGAGAATATTGATAACATCGAGAAAGAACAAACGCAACAATCGGCCTTCTTAAGAGGTGTGAAGTGCTTGCGGACTGCAAAAGTACCTCTCGAGAGGTTTAAGCTTGCATTGGATCTGGCATCCCCGGTGGTGAGCCTCGAGCCCATTGCAACCGCGGTTCTCGGCGTGgttagggttgttgctgtg ATTGCGACCAGCCTTGCAAATGCCAACGAGGAGTTTGCAAAGCAAGTCGGAGATATGCTAGGTCGAATGTCTTATATTGATGATTGCGATACACTCGGGCAAAAAGCAGATAGGCAAAACATTGCCCATGCAGCTTTCCGGTCTTTACGTCACATTGCTTTCCCGCTGCACTTTAGATGA
- a CDS encoding putative S-adenosylmethionine-dependent methyltransferase (COG:S;~EggNog:ENOG410PMV7;~InterPro:IPR026635,IPR029063;~PFAM:PF13489,PF08241;~go_function: GO:0008168 - methyltransferase activity [Evidence IEA]), which yields MTNTSDETHPTHLSPSELGTKEYWETFYSRTLTHISTKHNNAAGEKSSSGNNENEKIDGEDSGEDNEDEDEDDDDDYNGDSDPGTSWFSEHNAPQKVLEFLTREEFPLAPSNTLGSRRGGGGKKGAKKTALSAEDKKKQPSVLDLGTGNGSMLALLRKRGGFVGDMVGVDYSGKSVELARELQVTRRHEAYQTDSEDEGGFGSGDDAGEGEGGEEWDEIQFEEWDILGSEDELRAGKVGWFPYDKGGFDIVLDKGTFDAVSLMAEKSQCERYPGISGALVRKGGFLVVTSCNWTEEEVVRWFNSASGGSESAKLVVWGRVQYPRFRFGGQEGQGVCTVCFQRV from the exons ATGACAAACACATCAGACGAGACACACCCAACCCACCTCTCACCTAGCGAACTAGGTACAAAGGAATA TTGGGAAACCTTCTACTCCAGAACATTAACGCATATCTCGACGAAACACAACAACGCGGCAGGCGAGAAAAGTTCTAGCGGCAATaacgaaaacgaaaaaaTAGATGGAGAAGACTCTGGCGAAGataatgaagatgaagatgaagatgacgacgatgattaCAACGGCGACTCGGACCCCGGCACCTCCTGGTTCTCGGAACACAATGCGCCGCAGAAAGTCCTTGAGTTTTTAACGCGGGAGGAGTTCCCCCTTGCGCCGTCTAATACGCTTGGGTCTaggcggggaggaggagggaagaagggagCAAAGAAAACAGCGCTTAGTGCCGAGGATAAGAAAAAGCAGCCGAGTGTGTTGGATCTTGGGACGGGGAATGGGAGTATGTTAGCGTTGCTGAGGAAGCGCGGCGGGTTTGTGGGGGATATGGTGGGAGTTGATTATTCGGGGAAGAGCGTGGAGTTGGCGAGGGAGTTACAGGTTACGAGGAGGCATGAAGCTTATCAGACTGAttcggaggatgagggtgggtttgggtctggtgatgatgctggggagggagaaggaggagaagaatgggACGAGATCCAATTTGAAGAGTGGGATATCCTCGGCTCTGAGGACGAGTTGCGTGCTGGGAAAGTGGGCTGGTTTCCGTATGACAAGGGAGGGTTTGATATTGTTCTTGACAAGGGGACGTTCGATGCTGTTTCCCTGATGGCTGAGAAGAGTCAGTGCGAGCGGTATCCTGGGATTTCCGGGGCGTTGGTCCGGAAGGGTGGATTCCTGGTTGTGACGAGTTGTAATTggactgaggaggaggttgttcgGTGGTTTAATTCTGCCTCTGGTGGTTCTGAGTCTGCAAAGTTGGTTGTCTGGGGTAGAGTCCAATATCCCCGGTTCAGGTTCGGTGGGCAAGAAGGGCAGGGAGTCTGCACAGTGTGCTTTCAGCGTGTCTAA